From Methanococcus maripaludis, the proteins below share one genomic window:
- the pgi gene encoding glucose-6-phosphate isomerase, whose protein sequence is MNGELSFKYDNVMEETLGNLGINNVELESFNNESSKIIENLKEKELNGEFGFLDVLNDNLDKYYELNEYSKNFENILIIGIGGSNLGLRAAETGILGNFTSRYEIPRIYYMDNSDPEKTHDILSNIDLEKTLVFVISKSGNTVETLANFFIVRTLMKKKNIDLEKHVVSITSGGELEKITKKEKYIHFEVPENVGGRFSVLSSVGIAPLSCTNVDIKKLIDGAKSIEKSCKCEDIFKNPALMNAVIHKLMYNRGKTVSVMMPYIERLRSFGMWYGQLWAESLGKNGFGQTPVIAVGATSQHSQLQLYMDGPDDKIATFLKVNKYRNDLKIEYEYDHHLSGHNLSEVITSELVGTENSMKHNDIPNVKITLSELNEITMGKLFLMYEMQTAISGELYGINAFDQPAVEYGKKIAHECLTGSKIDYEKKYINGKYIITSK, encoded by the coding sequence ATGAACGGGGAACTATCCTTCAAATACGATAATGTAATGGAAGAAACTTTGGGCAATTTGGGAATTAATAATGTAGAATTAGAATCATTTAACAATGAATCTTCAAAAATTATTGAAAATTTAAAAGAAAAAGAACTTAATGGGGAATTTGGATTTTTAGATGTTTTGAATGATAATTTAGATAAATATTACGAATTAAATGAGTACTCCAAAAACTTTGAAAATATTCTTATTATTGGAATAGGTGGATCAAATTTAGGTTTAAGGGCTGCTGAAACAGGAATACTTGGAAATTTCACATCAAGGTACGAAATTCCAAGAATATACTATATGGACAATTCTGACCCTGAAAAAACCCATGATATTTTATCAAACATTGATTTGGAAAAAACCCTCGTATTTGTCATAAGTAAATCGGGAAATACCGTTGAAACCCTCGCAAATTTCTTTATAGTTAGAACTTTAATGAAAAAGAAAAACATTGATTTGGAAAAACATGTTGTTTCGATTACGAGCGGCGGGGAACTTGAAAAAATTACGAAAAAAGAAAAATACATTCATTTTGAAGTTCCAGAAAATGTAGGAGGAAGATTTTCTGTTCTATCATCAGTTGGGATTGCTCCACTTTCATGTACTAATGTAGATATCAAAAAATTAATTGATGGTGCTAAAAGTATAGAAAAATCTTGCAAATGCGAAGATATTTTCAAAAATCCAGCTTTAATGAATGCAGTAATTCATAAACTTATGTACAACCGAGGAAAAACTGTTTCAGTAATGATGCCCTATATTGAACGACTTAGAAGTTTTGGAATGTGGTACGGACAGCTCTGGGCTGAAAGTCTTGGAAAAAATGGTTTTGGACAGACTCCAGTTATTGCAGTTGGTGCAACAAGCCAGCATTCCCAACTACAACTCTATATGGACGGCCCGGATGATAAAATCGCGACATTTTTAAAAGTAAATAAATATAGAAATGACTTGAAAATTGAGTACGAATATGACCACCATCTTTCAGGCCATAATTTATCCGAAGTAATTACTTCAGAACTAGTTGGAACTGAAAACTCGATGAAACATAATGATATTCCAAATGTAAAGATTACACTTTCAGAATTAAATGAAATCACCATGGGAAAACTTTTCTTGATGTACGAAATGCAGACTGCGATTTCTGGAGAACTTTACGGGATTAATGCATTTGACCAGCCTGCAGTTGAATATGGAAAAAAGATAGCTCATGAATGTTTAACAGGTTCAAAAATTGATTATGAAAAAAAATACATAAATGGAAAATATATTATAACTTCCAAATAA
- a CDS encoding glycogen synthase encodes MKIVTLTPTIAPLTSIGGLGDILEDLPKFLKNLGNEVYVITYDHQNKISKRPHEIVKKIEVKYQGSKLFFDVVKAVHPSSNFEIFAFSNPEINQLDSWDPIKYEIFADLVVSFLSDIENIECVSGHDWPCGLAIAKCHEKLNLPTTLTIHNEAFKGPIIEYKGHIFSFLEHGIYFSDAVNTVSPNHAEEIRNLDFLKKLCKEKPFHGIINGIDTDVYSPESIIERMKNLSNGKLNPKDYCYIENYDISNAAVVKPKIKESWFCKCENLKKYINDWNEMDKSNISGSDIEIHGNIKGKLKTPMIGFVGRATYQKGFDLIFETMPEVLEENNANFVLVSKGEKSIEEKIKDFAESYPDKIMALVGHCPPIIPIIYAGCDWTVVPSLWEPCGLTQMESMSYGTPVIARNTGGLSDTVISLHPDPHKNPNFDIATGVLFNDYDKYGFKWGIEHGLYWSFYNLEEACLFINYKHVHCPESPYEENSPLYMLIKNCYHHVQKNLSWQNNDSSERYRALFGGAMYKHYF; translated from the coding sequence ATGAAAATAGTTACATTAACACCGACAATAGCGCCTTTAACGTCGATAGGGGGACTAGGGGATATTTTAGAAGATTTACCAAAATTTTTAAAGAATTTAGGAAATGAAGTATATGTAATAACATATGATCATCAAAACAAAATTTCAAAAAGACCTCATGAGATTGTAAAAAAAATAGAAGTAAAATATCAAGGCTCAAAACTCTTTTTTGACGTGGTAAAAGCAGTTCATCCAAGTTCTAATTTTGAGATTTTTGCATTTAGTAATCCTGAAATAAATCAGCTTGATAGCTGGGATCCTATAAAATACGAAATTTTTGCAGATTTAGTTGTATCTTTCCTTTCAGATATTGAAAACATTGAATGTGTGTCAGGACACGACTGGCCTTGCGGACTTGCAATTGCAAAATGTCATGAAAAACTAAATCTTCCAACGACACTTACAATACATAACGAAGCATTTAAAGGCCCAATAATTGAATACAAAGGCCACATATTCTCATTTTTAGAACATGGGATATATTTTAGCGATGCAGTTAATACTGTAAGTCCTAACCATGCAGAAGAAATACGAAATTTAGACTTTTTAAAAAAATTATGTAAGGAAAAACCCTTTCACGGGATAATTAATGGAATAGACACGGACGTTTATTCTCCAGAATCGATTATTGAAAGAATGAAAAATTTAAGCAACGGAAAACTAAACCCTAAAGATTACTGTTATATTGAAAATTACGATATTTCAAATGCAGCGGTAGTAAAACCAAAAATAAAAGAATCGTGGTTTTGTAAATGCGAAAATTTAAAAAAATATATTAATGATTGGAACGAGATGGATAAAAGTAATATTTCGGGCAGCGATATTGAAATACACGGCAATATCAAAGGAAAATTGAAAACTCCAATGATCGGATTTGTAGGCCGTGCTACCTATCAAAAAGGTTTTGATTTGATATTTGAAACAATGCCCGAAGTATTAGAAGAAAATAACGCTAATTTCGTACTTGTATCAAAAGGGGAAAAATCCATTGAGGAAAAAATAAAAGATTTTGCAGAAAGTTATCCTGACAAAATCATGGCATTAGTTGGACACTGCCCTCCAATAATTCCCATTATTTATGCAGGATGCGACTGGACTGTTGTGCCGTCTCTTTGGGAGCCTTGTGGATTAACACAGATGGAATCAATGTCTTATGGAACTCCAGTAATCGCCAGAAATACTGGAGGTTTAAGTGATACTGTAATTTCACTTCACCCTGATCCGCATAAAAATCCAAATTTTGATATAGCAACAGGTGTTTTATTTAATGATTATGATAAATACGGATTTAAATGGGGTATTGAACACGGGCTCTACTGGTCGTTTTACAATTTAGAAGAAGCCTGTCTTTTTATAAATTATAAACACGTGCACTGCCCAGAAAGTCCGTATGAGGAAAATAGTCCATTATACATGTTAATTAAAAACTGCTACCACCATGTACAAAAAAACCTGAGCTGGCAAAATAACGACAGTTCTGAACGATACAGGGCACTTTTTGGCGGTGCAATGTACAAACACTACTTTTAA
- a CDS encoding glycosyltransferase family 4 protein has translation MKVSIVTWEYHPVMVGGLAVHCKGLSEALVRAGNEVDVITVGYDLPEYEEINGVNVYRVKPISHNNFLTWAMFMASSFEKKIGSLGVENYDVIHCHDWMTSFVGSNIKHTTKKPYVQSIHSTERGRCGGINSEDSRAINDAEWWGSYEANQLIAVSHSIKDEMCFGFNTPWEKVNVIYNGVNPWEFDINGDDNEKYNFRRNLGVNDNENMILYVGRLVYQKGVEHLIRGFQKFLIGHPNSKLIIAGEGHMQGHLEHLAWVLGCGDRVIFLGFKNGTFLKKLYKYADACVIPSVYEPFGIVALESMAAGTPVVASDVGGLSEIINHEYNGVKVYPRDADSIAWGLDRVISDWGFREWVVKNAKHDAYTKYSWDAIANQTIQVYKRAIEMMKQ, from the coding sequence ATGAAGGTGTCCATCGTTACTTGGGAGTACCACCCCGTAATGGTTGGTGGTTTAGCAGTACATTGTAAGGGGTTATCTGAAGCGCTCGTAAGGGCAGGAAACGAAGTTGACGTGATAACTGTCGGCTATGACCTTCCAGAATATGAAGAAATAAATGGGGTAAATGTTTATCGGGTAAAGCCAATTTCCCACAATAATTTTTTAACTTGGGCAATGTTTATGGCAAGTTCCTTTGAAAAAAAGATAGGGAGTTTAGGTGTTGAAAATTATGACGTAATACACTGCCACGACTGGATGACTTCGTTTGTCGGTTCAAATATAAAGCACACGACAAAAAAGCCATATGTTCAATCAATTCACAGTACTGAGCGAGGACGTTGTGGCGGAATTAATTCTGAAGATTCAAGGGCAATAAACGATGCGGAATGGTGGGGAAGCTATGAAGCAAATCAATTAATTGCAGTAAGTCATTCAATTAAAGATGAGATGTGTTTTGGATTTAATACGCCATGGGAAAAGGTAAACGTGATATATAATGGCGTAAATCCTTGGGAATTTGATATTAATGGCGATGATAATGAAAAATACAATTTCAGACGAAATCTGGGTGTAAATGATAATGAAAACATGATTCTTTACGTTGGAAGGCTTGTTTATCAAAAAGGGGTTGAACATTTAATCAGGGGATTTCAAAAGTTTTTAATTGGACATCCTAATTCAAAACTAATAATTGCAGGGGAGGGGCACATGCAGGGCCATTTGGAGCATTTAGCATGGGTTTTGGGATGTGGTGACAGAGTTATTTTTTTAGGATTTAAAAATGGAACTTTTCTAAAAAAACTATACAAATATGCGGATGCATGTGTTATTCCTTCGGTTTATGAACCCTTTGGAATTGTTGCACTCGAATCAATGGCTGCAGGAACTCCTGTTGTTGCAAGCGATGTTGGAGGCCTTAGTGAAATTATAAACCATGAATACAACGGGGTTAAAGTTTACCCGAGAGACGCAGATTCTATTGCATGGGGTCTTGATAGGGTAATTTCTGACTGGGGATTTAGAGAATGGGTAGTTAAAAATGCAAAGCACGATGCATATACGAAATACAGCTGGGATGCAATCGCAAATCAAACGATTCAGGTATATAAACGTGCAATCGAAATGATGAAGCAATAA
- a CDS encoding glycoside hydrolase family 15 protein — MVGIIGNGNILAKIDDSGSIEYMFYPSLGYEKHIFDASFAIYNHGLRWAWDNGWEINQSYVKDTNILRTTYECNEFLMESRDYIPISHNIIIKQISISNKTDETQDLKLFFYENLRMGEIPRENTVQFMKDPRMIMKYDGMYSMCIGSDKKIDSYQCGVRSSDKSALIDISNGILKEYSTSSGLITDSAISWDLKLLPGQKQSVSVYIIMNEYKGDQYKLMETMDSIKVVIDNHEDFYQLTNSYWKNLLETTISKLSANELNRVSMCEDLCKRSLLTLLLLCDRGGGIMASPSLYPDYRHVWCRDGGYIAVALSLCGQSSIVEKYFEWCRKTQNEDGSWVQSYYINGIPRLTAMQIDQVGTTIWAALIHYRKSDNEKFLRKNWAMLKKAADYLSNAAIALSPSYDLWEEKYGVFTYTLGSMYGGLKSAVKIAKILEENEGLVEKWQNSLKFLKEEVVEKIYLNDKNRFSKALHPKDETTDSSILGITVPFNLVNADDPRMVATADQIESAFDYKVGGIGRYPKDVYFGGNPWIINTLWLYMYYELLIYDLSKNKSIKKEILNNYREKSSTLFDWVCKYNFSGLMPEQIHKDLGVPISAMPLGWSHAMFIIAVHGDFEILIP; from the coding sequence ATGGTTGGAATTATTGGAAATGGAAATATCCTTGCAAAAATAGATGATTCAGGGTCTATTGAGTACATGTTTTACCCGAGCCTCGGCTATGAAAAACACATTTTTGACGCTTCTTTTGCAATTTACAATCACGGCCTTAGGTGGGCGTGGGACAATGGTTGGGAAATTAATCAAAGTTACGTGAAAGATACGAATATTTTGCGTACCACTTACGAATGCAATGAATTTTTGATGGAATCAAGAGATTATATTCCAATTTCTCACAATATAATAATAAAACAGATTTCAATATCTAATAAAACCGATGAAACTCAGGATTTGAAATTATTTTTTTATGAAAATTTACGAATGGGTGAAATTCCAAGGGAAAATACCGTCCAGTTCATGAAAGACCCCAGAATGATTATGAAATACGATGGAATGTACTCGATGTGTATTGGAAGCGATAAAAAAATCGATTCATACCAATGCGGGGTTAGGTCTTCTGATAAAAGTGCATTGATTGACATTTCAAATGGAATTTTAAAAGAATATTCTACTTCTTCAGGCCTTATAACTGATAGTGCTATTTCATGGGATTTAAAACTACTTCCTGGTCAAAAACAGTCAGTTTCTGTTTATATCATCATGAACGAGTACAAAGGAGACCAGTATAAATTGATGGAAACAATGGATTCTATTAAAGTTGTTATTGATAATCACGAAGACTTCTACCAACTTACAAACTCATACTGGAAAAATTTGCTCGAAACAACGATAAGTAAATTAAGTGCAAATGAATTAAACCGGGTTTCAATGTGCGAAGATTTGTGTAAACGGTCTCTTTTAACACTGCTTCTTTTATGTGATCGGGGCGGGGGAATAATGGCGTCCCCATCTCTTTATCCTGATTACCGACATGTATGGTGCAGGGATGGCGGATATATTGCAGTTGCACTTTCGCTCTGCGGACAGTCCAGCATTGTTGAAAAATATTTTGAATGGTGCAGAAAAACCCAGAATGAAGATGGTTCTTGGGTTCAGAGTTATTATATCAATGGAATTCCTCGTTTAACTGCAATGCAGATAGATCAGGTTGGAACTACGATTTGGGCAGCGTTAATTCATTATCGAAAGAGTGATAATGAAAAATTTTTACGAAAAAATTGGGCAATGTTAAAAAAAGCAGCAGATTATCTATCAAATGCAGCAATTGCGCTTTCTCCAAGTTACGATTTATGGGAAGAAAAATACGGAGTTTTCACATACACTTTGGGTTCAATGTATGGAGGACTTAAATCTGCAGTAAAAATTGCGAAAATTTTGGAAGAAAATGAGGGATTGGTTGAAAAATGGCAAAATTCGCTGAAATTTTTAAAAGAAGAAGTCGTTGAAAAAATATATTTGAATGATAAAAATAGATTTTCAAAAGCACTGCATCCAAAAGACGAAACAACTGATTCAAGTATACTTGGAATAACGGTTCCATTCAACTTGGTAAATGCAGATGATCCAAGAATGGTTGCAACAGCAGACCAGATCGAATCTGCATTTGATTATAAAGTTGGAGGAATTGGCAGATATCCAAAAGACGTCTATTTTGGCGGAAATCCTTGGATTATAAATACGCTATGGCTTTACATGTATTACGAACTGCTTATATATGATCTTTCAAAAAATAAGTCAATTAAAAAGGAAATTTTGAATAATTATCGTGAAAAAAGTTCAACTCTGTTTGACTGGGTATGTAAATATAATTTTAGCGGGTTAATGCCTGAACAGATACACAAAGACCTCGGGGTTCCAATTTCCGCAATGCCTCTTGGATGGTCACATGCAATGTTTATAATTGCGGTTCACGGGGATTTTGAGATATTAATTCCCTAA
- a CDS encoding glycoside hydrolase family 57 protein, producing MLLSLNFEVHQPNRLRKSVNLNSGDLWNRYVDVELNKEIFNKVADKCYIPSNMIMLELIDNYDIELSYSITGVFLEQALEFNEEVVELFRDLAKTGNVEFLGETYHHSLSSLFEDHEEFKEDILDHKKLIKELFGYKTTTFRNTELIFNNKIAETIKEMGFRGIFTEGANRILDWRSPNYVYSALSGLNVLFRNYNLSDDIGFRFSSRDWKEYPLMADKYASWLSNTPGDCINLYMDYETFGEHQWADTGIFEFLRYLPKELENYNHIEYSTPSEILELCTPKDTVDVFEFSTLSWADSERDLSAWLGNRMQQLSFQRLKEIRKYLGNYLKRYDEKERKELIEYKIYKNMQTSDNFYYMCTKGFNDMDVHSYFSHFSTPYDAYSAYLDAYYDFKNHLVLKLISTYFK from the coding sequence GTGTTGCTGTCTCTTAATTTCGAGGTCCATCAACCAAACAGGCTCAGAAAATCTGTAAATTTAAACAGTGGGGATTTATGGAACCGCTATGTTGACGTAGAATTAAACAAAGAAATTTTTAACAAGGTAGCAGATAAGTGCTACATTCCTTCAAATATGATAATGCTCGAATTAATTGATAATTATGATATTGAGCTATCTTATAGTATTACAGGCGTTTTTTTAGAACAGGCTCTCGAATTTAATGAAGAAGTCGTTGAATTATTTAGGGATTTAGCAAAAACCGGAAATGTGGAATTTTTAGGTGAGACTTACCACCATTCATTATCTAGTCTTTTTGAAGATCACGAAGAGTTTAAAGAAGATATCCTCGATCATAAAAAATTAATAAAAGAGCTTTTCGGGTACAAAACAACGACATTTAGAAATACCGAACTGATTTTTAACAATAAAATTGCAGAAACAATCAAAGAAATGGGTTTTAGAGGAATATTTACCGAAGGGGCTAACCGTATTTTAGATTGGAGGTCTCCAAATTACGTTTACAGTGCATTATCTGGATTAAACGTACTTTTTAGAAATTACAACTTAAGCGATGATATAGGATTTAGATTTTCTTCAAGGGATTGGAAAGAATACCCTTTAATGGCTGACAAATATGCAAGTTGGCTTTCAAATACTCCTGGGGACTGTATAAATTTATACATGGATTATGAAACTTTTGGAGAACACCAGTGGGCCGATACCGGAATTTTTGAATTTTTAAGGTATCTTCCAAAAGAGTTGGAAAATTATAACCATATCGAATATTCAACCCCTTCTGAAATACTTGAATTGTGTACGCCAAAAGATACCGTTGATGTTTTTGAATTTTCAACCCTTTCGTGGGCTGATTCAGAAAGAGATCTGAGTGCATGGCTTGGAAACCGGATGCAGCAGTTATCCTTTCAAAGATTAAAAGAAATAAGGAAATACCTTGGTAATTATTTAAAACGATATGATGAGAAAGAGCGAAAAGAGTTAATAGAATATAAAATCTATAAGAATATGCAGACTAGTGATAATTTTTACTACATGTGCACGAAAGGTTTTAATGATATGGATGTTCATTCTTATTTCAGCCATTTTTCAACGCCTTATGACGCTTATTCAGCGTATCTTGATGCATATTATGATTTTAAGAATCATCTAGTTTTAAAACTAATTTCAACATATTTCAAGTAG
- the engB gene encoding GTP-binding protein EngB, whose amino-acid sequence MYENTNSEENNNNIQSQNMDIQKFKKYIRTEKKADERPKVIVMGRSNVGKSTFVKLVTGKNVRVGKKPGVTLKITEYDMGTYILVDLPGFGFMEGIEKKAQEKIKDEIIHYVEDNKDAIAASIHILDAKSFIDIVERWGNKGEVPIDLEMADFLEELELNPIFVVNKMDKIKNSEWDNHLDKVSETLGFLPPWRQWLDNFVPAIMRDNYGIDGIKHRINKRINSFKKSKK is encoded by the coding sequence ATGTACGAAAACACGAACAGTGAAGAAAATAATAACAACATTCAAAGTCAGAATATGGATATTCAGAAATTTAAAAAATATATTCGAACCGAAAAGAAAGCAGATGAGCGACCGAAAGTAATTGTAATGGGCCGTTCAAACGTCGGAAAATCTACTTTCGTAAAACTTGTAACTGGAAAGAATGTACGGGTTGGAAAAAAGCCCGGAGTTACACTAAAAATTACTGAATATGATATGGGAACTTATATCTTGGTAGATTTGCCAGGTTTTGGGTTCATGGAAGGAATAGAAAAAAAAGCACAGGAAAAAATTAAAGACGAGATCATTCACTATGTAGAAGACAATAAAGATGCAATTGCAGCATCGATTCACATTTTGGATGCTAAATCTTTCATTGACATAGTTGAGAGATGGGGCAACAAAGGAGAGGTTCCAATTGATCTTGAAATGGCTGATTTTTTAGAAGAACTTGAATTAAACCCTATATTTGTAGTAAACAAAATGGATAAAATAAAAAATTCTGAATGGGATAACCACCTTGACAAGGTTTCAGAAACACTTGGATTTTTACCCCCTTGGAGACAGTGGCTTGATAATTTTGTTCCAGCAATAATGAGGGACAATTATGGAATTGATGGAATAAAACACAGAATAAACAAAAGAATAAATAGCTTTAAAAAATCAAAGAAGTAA
- the rplJ gene encoding 50S ribosomal protein L16 produces the protein MALRPARCYRTIERRSYTRKEYVRAVPQPKVVHYVMGNPSAEFPVQVQLVSKSDILIRHNALESSRIAGNKYILSECGRTGYLFNIRVYPHEILRENKMAAGAGADRISDGMRLSFGKAVGTAAKVKKGQEIITIGVNPEKFYAAKEALRRCSMKLPTACKIVVTKGKELIKD, from the coding sequence ATGGCACTAAGACCAGCAAGATGTTACAGAACTATAGAAAGAAGATCGTACACAAGAAAAGAGTACGTAAGAGCAGTACCTCAACCAAAAGTTGTTCACTACGTTATGGGCAACCCAAGCGCTGAATTCCCGGTACAAGTACAGCTTGTATCAAAATCAGATATTTTAATAAGACACAACGCTTTGGAATCCTCAAGGATTGCAGGTAACAAATACATATTAAGTGAATGTGGTAGAACTGGGTACTTATTCAATATCAGAGTTTACCCTCACGAAATATTAAGAGAAAACAAAATGGCTGCAGGAGCAGGTGCGGACAGGATTTCCGATGGAATGAGATTATCATTCGGTAAAGCTGTTGGAACAGCTGCAAAAGTTAAAAAAGGACAGGAAATCATCACAATTGGTGTAAACCCTGAAAAATTCTACGCAGCAAAAGAAGCATTAAGAAGATGCTCAATGAAATTACCTACAGCATGCAAAATTGTTGTGACAAAAGGAAAAGAATTAATTAAAGATTAA